The proteins below are encoded in one region of Sporosarcina sp. FSL K6-1508:
- a CDS encoding ThuA domain-containing protein, with product MNIVVWNENRHEQKNPVVSTIYPKGIHGAIADFLQQDANNVKTAILDEPEHGLTQEVLDETDVLVWWGHLAHDEVQDEIVERVKKRILDGMGLIVLHSAHFSKVFKTLMGTTCDLKWREADEKERLWVVDPSHPITEGIGEYIELEKEEMYGEYFDIPVPDELVFVSWFEGGEVFRSGATFKRGKGKIFYFRPGHETYPTYHNQDVQTVIRNAVKWASNSNSPTPMYGNAKPLEKIANHNE from the coding sequence ATGAACATCGTCGTATGGAATGAAAATCGTCATGAACAAAAAAATCCAGTTGTCTCGACTATTTATCCAAAAGGTATCCATGGGGCCATTGCTGATTTTTTACAACAAGACGCTAACAATGTAAAAACAGCCATACTAGATGAACCGGAACATGGTTTAACGCAAGAGGTTTTGGATGAAACCGATGTACTTGTCTGGTGGGGACATCTTGCGCATGATGAGGTACAAGATGAGATAGTAGAAAGGGTCAAGAAGCGTATATTAGATGGCATGGGGTTGATAGTCTTGCATTCTGCTCATTTTTCTAAGGTATTCAAGACGTTGATGGGGACAACTTGTGATCTTAAATGGCGTGAAGCGGATGAGAAAGAACGATTATGGGTTGTTGATCCGAGCCATCCGATTACAGAGGGTATCGGAGAATATATCGAACTTGAAAAAGAAGAAATGTACGGGGAGTATTTTGATATCCCTGTACCTGATGAGTTGGTGTTTGTCAGTTGGTTTGAAGGTGGAGAAGTTTTTCGAAGTGGCGCAACATTTAAGCGTGGAAAAGGGAAGATATTCTATTTTCGTCCAGGACATGAAACGTACCCGACGTATCACAATCAAGATGTACAAACGGTCATTCGCAACGCAGTGAAGTGGGCTTCAAACTCTAATTCGCCTACACCGATGTATGGCAATGCAAAGCCGCTAGAGAAGATTGCTAATCATAACGAATGA
- a CDS encoding Gfo/Idh/MocA family protein, which yields MSKLRVAVIGCGSIARYRHLGEYANHSAVDIVAVCDIVEKRAQKTAQQYGAKAYTDYKNLLEVEKIDAVSVCLPNYLHAPVSIAALEAGCHVLCEKPMATSKEEALEMINAAKSHDKKLMIAHNQRFVPSHTKARALIASGEVGKIYSFRTAFGHGGPEGWSIDGKDSWFFNKEQAFIGAMGDLGVHKADLLRYLLGEEFVEVAGFIETSAKENTDVDDNAVCILKSESGVIGTLAASWAYTAKEDNSTIIYGDHATLRLEDNPNYSLIVQYKNGETVNYELGGIQSNAEGGQTTTHIIDHFVESIVQDTEPLINGVEGMKSLEVILAALESMETKQFTRI from the coding sequence ATGTCGAAATTACGAGTTGCAGTTATTGGCTGTGGAAGTATTGCTAGGTATAGACATTTAGGAGAGTACGCGAATCATTCGGCAGTCGACATTGTTGCGGTCTGTGACATTGTTGAAAAAAGAGCACAAAAAACGGCACAGCAATACGGTGCAAAGGCTTATACGGATTATAAAAATTTGCTTGAAGTCGAAAAAATAGATGCAGTTAGTGTTTGTTTACCGAACTATTTACATGCACCTGTGTCGATTGCAGCTTTAGAGGCAGGCTGTCACGTCCTATGTGAAAAACCAATGGCAACGTCAAAAGAAGAAGCACTAGAGATGATTAATGCAGCAAAAAGTCATGATAAAAAGCTAATGATAGCGCATAATCAACGTTTTGTACCATCACATACAAAGGCGAGAGCGTTAATAGCTAGTGGTGAAGTAGGTAAAATTTATAGCTTCAGAACGGCTTTTGGACATGGCGGACCTGAAGGCTGGAGTATTGACGGTAAAGACAGTTGGTTCTTCAATAAAGAGCAAGCTTTTATTGGAGCGATGGGGGATCTTGGCGTACATAAAGCTGATTTGCTCCGCTACTTACTTGGCGAAGAGTTTGTCGAAGTAGCTGGTTTTATTGAAACAAGCGCAAAAGAAAATACAGATGTTGATGATAATGCAGTTTGTATTTTAAAATCTGAAAGCGGTGTGATTGGCACACTTGCAGCTAGTTGGGCTTATACAGCAAAAGAAGATAATTCCACGATTATTTATGGTGACCATGCTACATTGCGTTTAGAAGACAATCCTAACTATTCGTTAATTGTTCAATATAAAAATGGTGAAACCGTTAACTACGAATTAGGTGGCATTCAGTCTAATGCCGAAGGCGGTCAAACCACCACGCATATAATCGATCATTTTGTTGAGTCGATTGTTCAAGATACTGAGCCATTGATTAATGGTGTGGAAGGCATGAAGTCATTAGAAGTAATTCTAGCAGCTTTGGAATCAATGGAAACAAAACAATTCACCAGAATTTAA
- a CDS encoding sugar phosphate isomerase/epimerase family protein, protein MKLGVFAVLFSQKPFEEMLDYVKDAGLQAIEIGTGGNPGDVHCNVDELLESEEKRKIYLDKIQSRGLTISAFSCHDNPVSPNKQIAQNAHDTFVKTVKLAQLLKVPVVNTFSGTPGSHEGSKHSNWPVSPWPTEYSDIYNWQWEQKLIPYWKEQGKFAEDHGVKIGIELHGGFSVHTPFTLLKLREATSPAIGANLDPSHLWWQGIDPVAAIKILGKENAIHHFHAKDTFIDQDNVNMHGLTDMQPYGDLQTRAWTFRSVGCGHSIQEWSDMMSALRTYGYDYVVSIEHEDPLMSVVEGFSRAVTNLKSVMIKDQPADIWWV, encoded by the coding sequence ATGAAACTAGGCGTATTTGCAGTTTTATTTTCACAAAAGCCATTTGAAGAAATGCTGGACTATGTAAAAGATGCCGGTTTACAAGCAATAGAAATTGGAACAGGTGGAAATCCAGGGGATGTCCATTGCAATGTAGATGAACTACTTGAAAGTGAGGAGAAACGGAAGATCTATCTGGATAAAATTCAATCGCGCGGACTAACGATTAGTGCATTCAGCTGTCATGACAATCCAGTTTCGCCAAATAAACAAATCGCACAAAACGCACATGACACATTCGTGAAAACTGTTAAATTGGCACAGTTATTAAAAGTGCCTGTTGTGAACACATTTTCAGGAACACCAGGATCTCATGAAGGGTCAAAACATTCCAACTGGCCAGTATCTCCGTGGCCAACAGAGTACTCGGACATTTATAACTGGCAATGGGAACAAAAACTCATTCCTTACTGGAAAGAGCAAGGGAAATTTGCAGAAGATCATGGCGTTAAAATTGGAATCGAACTTCATGGAGGTTTTTCAGTACATACACCATTTACGCTGTTGAAATTAAGAGAAGCAACCTCACCGGCTATCGGAGCCAATTTGGATCCAAGTCATCTCTGGTGGCAGGGGATTGACCCGGTCGCGGCGATCAAGATTTTAGGAAAAGAAAATGCCATTCACCATTTCCATGCCAAAGATACATTCATTGACCAGGACAATGTGAATATGCATGGTTTAACAGACATGCAGCCATACGGAGATTTGCAAACACGCGCATGGACATTTAGATCTGTCGGCTGTGGGCATAGTATCCAAGAATGGTCCGATATGATGAGTGCTTTACGCACCTATGGCTATGATTATGTCGTAAGTATCGAACATGAAGATCCGTTAATGTCGGTTGTTGAAGGATTTTCACGTGCAGTGACAAATTTGAAATCTGTAATGATTAAGGATCAACCAGCAGATATATGGTGGGTGTAA
- a CDS encoding Gfo/Idh/MocA family protein has protein sequence MKVLRVGIIGAGAIARDVHIPSYLNNENKVEVVAIADVVAERAQEAAEIFNIPHAFSSYTEMLENVKLDAVSVCVPNKFHAEATIAALEAGCHVLCEKPPAITVEEAQLMAKVASMSGKILTYGFHYRYRPEVEITKSFIDAGEMGDIYAARVHAIRRRGIPGWGVFTNKELQGGGPLIDIGVHMLDSALYLMGYPEPEVVLGKIHQQIGHKKGVGLFGEWDFENYTVEDMAVGMVTFKNGATLTLEAAFAANVEKDETMQVSLMGNKGGADIFPLKIYQEKYNTLIDSTPAYLPEVNGHQLEINQFVACCLEGKTPLSTPEQGLIIQKIVNAIYESAETGIAIQF, from the coding sequence ATGAAAGTATTAAGAGTGGGAATCATTGGTGCTGGAGCAATTGCAAGAGATGTACATATCCCTAGTTATTTGAATAACGAGAATAAGGTGGAGGTAGTTGCTATCGCTGATGTCGTAGCTGAACGTGCTCAAGAAGCTGCAGAGATATTTAATATCCCACATGCTTTTTCTTCATACACGGAAATGCTAGAAAACGTTAAACTAGATGCAGTTAGCGTTTGTGTACCAAATAAATTTCATGCGGAAGCTACGATTGCTGCGCTCGAGGCAGGTTGTCATGTGTTGTGTGAAAAACCACCGGCAATTACTGTGGAAGAAGCGCAATTGATGGCAAAAGTAGCTAGCATGTCTGGAAAAATTTTAACGTATGGGTTTCACTATCGCTATCGACCTGAAGTAGAAATTACAAAATCGTTTATTGATGCGGGAGAAATGGGCGATATTTACGCTGCCCGCGTTCATGCTATTCGTAGGAGAGGTATTCCAGGGTGGGGTGTATTTACGAATAAGGAATTACAAGGAGGAGGTCCGTTAATCGATATTGGTGTTCATATGCTAGATAGCGCTCTCTACCTGATGGGCTACCCAGAGCCTGAAGTTGTGTTGGGGAAAATCCACCAACAAATTGGTCATAAAAAAGGAGTAGGGCTATTTGGTGAGTGGGACTTTGAAAACTATACAGTAGAAGATATGGCTGTAGGTATGGTGACATTTAAAAATGGAGCCACTTTAACTTTGGAAGCTGCTTTTGCCGCAAATGTTGAAAAAGATGAAACGATGCAGGTTTCCTTGATGGGGAATAAAGGGGGAGCTGATATTTTCCCTTTGAAAATTTATCAAGAGAAATACAACACATTAATCGATAGTACTCCTGCTTATCTACCAGAAGTAAATGGCCATCAACTTGAAATCAATCAATTTGTAGCATGCTGTTTGGAGGGTAAGACCCCATTAAGCACGCCAGAACAAGGCCTTATCATTCAAAAAATCGTGAATGCTATTTATGAATCTGCGGAAACTGGGATAGCGATACAGTTTTGA
- a CDS encoding Gfo/Idh/MocA family protein produces MKFGIIGTNWITDRFIKAAKEHPEFSIGAVYSRTEETGREFAEKHKVKNVYTNMIEMFQSGDIEAVYIASPNAFHAEQSISAMKNHIHVLCEKPAVTSLHEMDQVINASKEYQTTYMEAMKSTVTPTFLNLKENLAKIGPLRRFVFHYNQYSSRYDNYKAGIIENAFKPELGNGAKTDLGVYCIAPIIHLVGEPKSVLKNTYLLSTGADGQGSMILNYSEFEAVIMYSKISDSHSANEIQGENGVIEIDKISDPKQITIKYKDGQTEDISIKHEFDSMYYEVEEFIKCVKNKQLESTINTHEISRSVTKILTL; encoded by the coding sequence ATGAAGTTTGGAATTATCGGAACGAATTGGATTACAGATCGATTTATTAAAGCAGCTAAAGAACATCCCGAGTTTAGTATTGGGGCAGTCTATTCAAGAACTGAAGAAACTGGAAGAGAGTTTGCAGAGAAACATAAGGTCAAAAATGTGTATACAAATATGATAGAAATGTTTCAAAGCGGTGATATAGAAGCCGTTTATATTGCATCGCCAAATGCGTTTCATGCAGAACAAAGTATTTCAGCAATGAAGAATCATATTCATGTTCTTTGCGAAAAACCTGCAGTGACGTCATTACATGAAATGGATCAAGTAATTAACGCATCTAAAGAATATCAAACCACCTATATGGAAGCTATGAAATCCACAGTTACACCTACATTTCTAAACCTGAAAGAGAACCTAGCTAAGATTGGTCCACTCCGTCGATTCGTATTTCATTACAATCAATATTCTTCCCGCTACGATAACTACAAAGCAGGTATTATTGAAAATGCCTTTAAACCCGAACTGGGTAATGGCGCAAAAACAGACTTAGGTGTTTATTGTATCGCACCTATTATTCATCTAGTCGGCGAACCGAAATCTGTACTCAAAAACACTTATTTATTATCCACTGGTGCAGATGGCCAAGGAAGTATGATCTTAAATTACAGTGAATTTGAAGCCGTTATTATGTACTCAAAAATTTCTGATTCACATTCTGCCAATGAAATACAGGGTGAGAATGGTGTCATCGAAATAGATAAAATCAGTGATCCGAAACAAATTACTATCAAATACAAAGACGGTCAAACTGAGGATATTTCTATTAAACATGAATTTGATTCGATGTACTATGAAGTTGAAGAGTTTATAAAATGCGTAAAAAATAAACAACTAGAATCTACAATCAATACACATGAAATTTCTCGTAGTGTGACAAAAATTCTTACTTTATAA
- a CDS encoding aldose epimerase family protein: MKIEIQDILSKWKLYTLVNDNGMKVSFLDFGGIITNISVPDQTNTIENVVLGFKNYADYEKNSNYFGAIIGRVAGRIQDASFTIQNQTFLLEANEGDHHLHGGSGGYHQVIWRASPFQTDDTAGVKLTHKSLGGEGGYPGTIEVAVTYTLTNSNELILDYDGKSDETTVLTMTNHSYFNLSGNLAATIHNHHVTMESNEFVELDTRLIPTGNKINVSNTPFDFRTERKLGDGINSISAQNKVANSGYDHYFIFNQNKQQSIRVKEETSGRVMKIKTTQPGVVMYTANTLVEGLDLSEGKSRPYLGVCFETQASPASLHHAGFPPVILKAHELYEKQTVFSFGIER; the protein is encoded by the coding sequence ATGAAAATAGAAATCCAAGATATCCTGAGTAAATGGAAGTTATATACTTTAGTAAATGATAACGGCATGAAAGTAAGCTTTTTGGACTTTGGTGGCATCATAACTAACATTAGCGTTCCAGACCAAACTAACACGATAGAAAATGTGGTTCTTGGCTTCAAAAATTATGCCGATTATGAAAAGAACTCTAACTACTTTGGCGCAATTATTGGCCGTGTTGCGGGTAGAATTCAAGATGCTTCATTTACAATCCAAAATCAAACATTCTTATTGGAAGCAAATGAGGGGGATCATCATTTGCACGGAGGATCAGGAGGTTATCATCAAGTAATCTGGCGAGCTAGCCCCTTTCAAACAGATGATACAGCTGGCGTGAAATTAACCCATAAAAGTTTAGGTGGTGAAGGCGGATATCCTGGTACTATTGAAGTTGCCGTTACCTATACATTGACTAATAGCAATGAGCTAATTCTTGATTATGATGGAAAATCTGACGAAACAACTGTACTTACAATGACTAATCATTCCTATTTCAATTTAAGTGGGAATTTAGCCGCAACGATACACAATCATCATGTTACAATGGAAAGTAATGAATTTGTTGAACTTGATACGAGACTAATTCCAACTGGTAATAAGATCAATGTATCTAATACTCCTTTTGATTTTCGAACCGAAAGGAAGCTTGGTGATGGCATTAATTCCATATCAGCACAAAATAAAGTTGCTAATTCTGGATATGATCATTACTTTATTTTCAATCAAAATAAACAACAAAGCATCCGTGTAAAAGAAGAAACGAGTGGCCGTGTGATGAAAATTAAGACCACCCAACCAGGCGTCGTTATGTACACAGCAAATACCCTCGTTGAAGGGCTCGATCTATCAGAAGGAAAATCCAGACCTTATTTAGGTGTCTGTTTTGAAACACAAGCCTCCCCTGCCTCCTTGCATCACGCGGGATTTCCGCCCGTTATCTTAAAGGCCCATGAACTATATGAAAAGCAGACAGTTTTTTCATTTGGCATCGAGCGCTAA